The Spirosoma sp. SC4-14 DNA window AGGTAAAGCAGTTGTGTGCCAAGTGGTTCGAACCAATTCCGGCGGGTGACCACTATATTCGGCAACTGCCCGCCGAACTCCCTCAAACAGCCGCCCGCAAGTTGGAAACTTCGGCCAAAGTTCCTTTAAATGGCCTCTATAAAGCCTATCATATGCCGGGTCGTTTTCAGCCTGATTTTCACACCACCGATCTGCTGAGCGATCTGCTTGGCCGGAGCAAATCGTCGCGCCTGTATCAGCGGCTCCTGCGCGACAATCCGCTTTTCAGCAACGTAGGCGCTTATATCACCTCCTCCATTGATCCGGGTCTATTAGTCGTTCAGGGCACGCTTAACGGAGGTGTTTCGCTGGAAGAAGCCGACGCGGCTGTTGAAAGCGTTGTACAGGAGTTTATCGATCAGACAGTATCGGACGAAGAACTGGCGAAAGTAAAAAATCAGGCAGAAGCTACCCTGGCCTTTTCGGAAGTAGAACTACTAAACCGGGCCATGAATCTGGCATTTGCAGCCAATGCCGGTAACCCCGATCTGGTCAATGAAGAAGCCGCTCAGATTCAGGCCGTAACGCCCGACGATTTGCGTGCAATGGCGAAACAGGTACTTCGAAAAGACAACTGCTCAACGCTATACTATCGGGTGGCATAAACAACAAACAGCATAGAAACGACCTATCGGCCAAAGGCACTGACGGCAGAACCGCTCCAGGCGTTATCCCAAGACCTGAAACAGGCGCTCACCGAACTCTACGGCGACCGGCTCAATCGGATAGTGCTATACGGTTCCTACGCCCGTGGTGATTTCCATGCTGAATCCGACGTCTATTATATGGTGGTACTCAATGATGACGAAGTGAAATCAGGAAAAGAGATTCGTTATATGGTTGACCGGGTCTATGATCTTTCCGATGAGCATCATACATTGATTTCGGTCAAACCAGCTTCATTAGAAAAGTACCTTCATTCCGATTTATTCCTTTATCAGAACGCCCGACGTGAAGGCAAACTTATATGAGCGGAAACGTACATACCTATATGCTTCTGGCAGAGGAATGTTTGAGAGATGCTCAGTATTTATTACAGAACGGCAGTTATTGGAGTGCCGCCGGACGGGCCTATTATGCTTATTTCGACGCTGTAAGAGCATTGCTTGCAACCAGAAATATAACCAGCAAGTCTCATTCATCCATCAAAATGCTATTCGGAGAACACTTTGTTCTAACAGGTATTTGCGAAAGATCTGATGCTAAAGACTTTCATAAACTGTTTTTGCTACGGCAGAATAGCGATTATGATGCGGACGAAGAAACGACCGAAATAGATGCGATGGATGCATTGGAAACGGCATCCGAATTTCTTATGTAGGCCGAAGCCTATCTTCGGCAAAACGATTTTGTTTCATGAAAATACGAGTAGGACAAGGCTACGATGTTCATCGACTCGAAGCCGGACGACCATTCTGGCTGGGTGGTATCCAGATTCCGAGTTCATTCGGGCCGGTTGGTCATTCTGATGCCGATGTGGTGTGCCATGTGCTGTGCGATGCGCTGCTGGGCGCAGCCAACATGCGTAATATTGGCTATCATTTTTCGGATAAAGACCCTCGCTGGAAAGGTGTCGATAGTAAGATTCTGCTAACCGAAGTACTTCGTATGGTCCGGGAAGCGGGTTACGAGGTTTCGAATGTCGATGTTACGGTTGTGTTGCAGGAACCCAAACTAAACCCACATATCCCGGCGATGAAAACCTGTCTGGCTGCTGTTATGGCGATACCGGAAGACGATATTTCTATTAAAGCCACTACTTCCGAACACATCGGGTTCGTTGGGCGGGGCGAAGGTATTGCCGCGCATTGTGTGGCGCTTATCTTTAAGGATTAATTCGTAAATACAATCTGTTTATGAAAACCCTGATTTACCTCCCTGCTCTGCTCCTGACAGGCGTAGTGGCCTGTGCGCAACCCAAACCCAGTAAACCCGACGAGCCACTGGGTTTCGAAGAATACGACCCCGTTTCGACGCTGAAAGTACCCGAACACAAACTGACCCGGGCCAAATATCCGTTCATCGATGTGCATAATCACCAGTACCAGATGGATCATGCCGATCTGAGCAAGCTAGTTGCCCAGATGGATAGCCTGAACATGGGCCTGATGATTAACCTGAGTGGCCGTGGTTTTAGCAGTAGCGAAGCCGAAAGCACTCGCTTTTTCGACGACGCGCTGGCCAACATTCAGAAAAGCAACCCCAAACGGCTGGCCTTGTTTACAAACATTAATTTCTCCAATGTAAACGATAAAGGCTGGACAGCGCAGGCGGTAAAAACCCTCGAAGACGATGTAAAAAAGGGCGCTCACGGCCTGAAAATCTACAAAAACCTGGGCCTTAATGTCAAGGACGATAAAGGTGCACGCGTACGAGTCGACGATCCGCGCCTTGACGCCATCTGGGCCAAATGTGGCGAACTGGGCATTCCGGTGCTGATTCACACGGCAGACCCTAAGTCATTCTGGGACCCAATGGATCGGTATAACGAGCGCTGGCTCGAACTGAAGTTACATGCCGGTCGTCGGCGCGGCCCAAATGATCCGGTTCCCTGGGATCAACTGATTACCGAACAGCACAATGTGTTCCGCAAACACCCAAAAACAACCTTCATTGCGGCTCACATGGGCTGGTATCCCAACGATCTGAAAAAACTCGATAGCCTGATGACGGTTTTCCCGAACATGAATGTCGAGATTGGTGCCGTTATTGCCGAACTGGGCCGCCAGCCACGAACTGCCGGTAAATTCTTCGACAAATATCAGGATCGAATTCTGTTCGGTAAAGACAGTTGGGTTCCGTCTGAATACGCTACTTATTTCCGGGTTCTGGAATCCGACGACGAGTATTTCCCCTACCACAAAAAGTACCACGCTTTCTGGCGTATGTATGGCATGGCCCTACCCGACGAAATTCTTAAGAAAGTGTACTACAAAAATGCACTACGGATTATTCCAGGACTAGACAAAAGCCAGTTCCCAAACTAATCTAGGGCCAGACATTGGTTTGGCCCACAAAATCCTGGGTAGCATACCGCCATGAAAATTACCACCATCAACCTATATCGCTACGACATTTCGCTAAAGGCCCCCATAGCTATTTCGCTCGGAACCATCGAGCATGCCCGGAACATACTGGTCGAAATTCAGACCGACGAAAGCATTACGGGCTGGGGCGAAGGTTCCCCTTTCTGGATGATCGTTGGCGAAACACAAGCTTCCAGTCTGGCGGCTGCCAACGATATGGCCCGGCTGCTAATTGGCCGCAATCCGCTCGATATTGAAGGTTGCCTGACAACGCTGATCCGTTATCTACCCGCCCACCCTACCACGCGTTCGGCTTTCGATATGGCCTTGTATGACCTTGCAGCCAAAACAGCCAAAATGCCGCTTTATCAGTTTCTGGGAGGCTCGAAACAGACACTCGTAACCGACGAAACTATTTACATCAATACTCCCGAACGAATGGTGGAGGATGCGCTCCGAATTCAGGCAAAAGGAGCAGATGCTATTAAAGTCAAGCTCGGCACAAACTTACGGGATGATATTGCCCGGATTGAAGCCATTCGGGAAGCCATTGGCACCGATACACCTATTCGCACCGACGCCAACCAGGGCTGGGATGTAGTAACGGCTCAGGCCGTTTTGCGTAAGATTGGCGACTGGAATGTGCAATATTGCGAACAGCCGATCAAACGCCACGACATTGCCGGACTTCGACAGATTCGGCAACAGACAACCGTACCCATTATGGCCGACGAGAGCTTGTTCGATGCTATTGATGCCATACGACTTGTTCGGGAGGAAGCCGTCGACTATTTCAATATCAAGCTCTCTAAGAGCGGTGGTATTTTTGAAGCACTCAAAATCAATTCGATTGCCGAATCGGCCGGTATTGCGTGTATGATTGGCTGCATGTCGGAGTCACGGCTGGCTTTAACAGCCAATGCTCATCTTGCTTCGGCTCGCCAAAACGTTCGATTCTATGACCTGGACGCCTGTTTCGAACATGCCGACGATCCGATATATGGCGGTATTAGCTACAATGGCTACCAGATCGAACTTCCTGATACGCCCGGCATTGGCGCTGAAGTCGATTCGGCTTTCTTAAAACAATGCCCTACGGTCAGCATCTCCTGAACTCTGTAAGTGTTCCGCATGATTACGATTACCACCGTTCAATCGAATGCCGATGTGCAGGGCATTCTGGATCTGCAACAGGCCAATCTACGCAAAAACGTTCCGATAAACGTTCAACTCGATCAGGGATTTGTAACGGTCGAACATGATCCGGCCGTGCTGGCTCGTATGAATCAGGCAGCCCCCAGTATTATTGCCAAAGACGGAGATAGGGTAATTGGTTATGCACTTACGATGCTTCCCGAATTTGGGGCCGATGTGCCGGAATTACTTCCGCTATTTGATCTAATCAATTCGCTCACCTATACCGACAAGCCTTTGCGCGAGTATGCCTGGTATGTGATGGGGCAGGTGTGCGTTGGCGAAGGCTATCGGGGGCAACGGGTCTTCGATCGAATGTTCGATCATCACCGCGAAGTTTACGGCCAGCAATATCAACTGCTAATCACCGATATTTCGGCCAGCAATACGCGCTCCCTGCGCGCCCACGCCCGTGTTGGTTTCGAGCCTCTGCACGAATTCTACGACCCGGCCATTGGCGAAACCTGGGTGGTTGTTGTCTGGAATTGGGGTAAGTAAAAAGGAGATGGTTTATGGTTTACGGTTTGTGGTTTATCGTTGCTCCGCCTAATTAGGACCAGAATGAGCAGCGCAACCATAAACCGTAAATCCTAAACCCAATATGCGCTTAATTCTCCCACTCTTACTGCTTGCTACTTCTCTCCTTGCCCAGCCATTACCACAAACCTTCACAACAGCCAAATCGCCCGCCGAAGCTGGCTTTTCGGCCGAACGACTCAAACGACTCGATAGCTGGCTACAAAGCCTGATCGATCAGGGCATTGCTCCTAATGCCGTTACCTTCGTTGCCCACAAAGGTAACGTTGTACACCATAAAGCCTTTGGATACAGCAATCTGGCAAAGAAAACCCCGCTAAAACGCAATGATATGTACCGGATTGCCTCACAGTCGAAGGCAATCACAACGGCAACGCTCATGACGTTGTTTGAAGAAGAAAAGTTTTTGCTCGACGATCCGATTTCGAAATACATACCAGCCTTCAAAAACCCTACAGTGCTGGTAAAATACGACAAAGCCAACCCCATTAACGGCACTTACGAAACCCGGCCGGCCAAAAGCGAAATCACCATCCGGCAACTGCTCAGCCACAACGCTGGCATTCCCTACGAACACCCACTCGACCAGCGTCCCGAGTTTAAAATACCCTTCTTCAACTCAACGGCTCCCGACAAGCTCGAAGATGTGATTAACAAACTTGCCAAACGCCCGCTCCTGCGCGATCCCGGAACGGATTCCACTGGCACTGGCTTCACATATGGCCTGAATACCGATATTATCGGGCGGTTGATTGAAATTCTATCCGGTAAACCGTTCGATATAGCCATGCGTGAGCGAGTCCTCGATCCGCTCGGTATGAACGATACCTACTTTTACCTACCCGACAACAAAGCGAGCCGACTGGTTGAGCTATACAGCAAAGCGAGCCTGGATCAACCCTTGACGCAACATGAGAACGAAGCCTATCGAAACTCATCTATTTCAGGCGCAAAAACCTACTTTTCGGGTGGTGCTGGGCTAATTAGCACCGTTGAAGATTATGCCAGGCTCTGCCAGATGTTTTTGAACAAAGGCACCTTCAACAACAAACGGATTCTGGGTCGTAAAACCGTCGAAATGATGCTACACAACCAGATTGGAGCCGCCGAAGTCTGGGATCGTCACGACAAATTTGGGCTGGGTTTCCAACTCATTACCGAACAATCGCACTATGGCGATCAGGCTTCGCCGGGATCATTTACGTGGGGAGGAATGTATTGTTCCGAATTTACCATCGACCCAAAGGAAGATCTGATTCTGCTGATTTTCACAAACGTACATCCGTATGCCTATTATAGCGATTTCGTTAAAAAATTTCGCATTGCCGTCTATCAGGCCTTGGAGTAAACCCACTGGTTACGGTACTTTAGTATAGGATTGCCACCGGCAGTAGAGCATTGTCTGGAGGTATTTTTTATGAATCTGTTAAAACAAATCACAGCCATGAATCCGCAAAAAACCGCCGTTGTCCTGATCGAGTATCAGAATGATTTTACGTCGCCGGGAGGTAGCCTGCACGATGCTGTTAAAGGTGTTATGGAGTCGACAAATATGCTCCAGAATACCATTGATCTGGTACAAAAAGCCCGCGAAGCCGGAGCAGTGATTATTCATTCGCCAATCAGTTTTCAGGAAGGTTATTTCGAAATAACAAAGCATCCGTATGGCATTCTGAAAGGCGTTGTCGAGAGTCAGTCGTTCCGCAAAGGATCATGGGGCGTCGACATTGTTGATGTGCTAACCCCTCAACCCGGCGACATTGTGCTGGAAGGTAAGCGTGGGCTAGATGCATTCGCCAGCACAAATCTGGATTTCATTCTGCGCAGTAAAGGCATTGAAACCATGGCCTTGGGCGGTTTTCTGACCAACTGCTGCGTTGAATCGACCATGCGTTCAGGGTACGAAAAAGGATTCGAGGTCATTACCCTCACCGACTGCACCGCTACGCTGAGCGAAGAAGAGCAAGCCTTTGCCTGCGCAAAAAACTTCCCGATGTTTTCGAAACCTATGACACACAACCAGTTTCTGGACGAGTTAACGGGACAAGCCGTTCAGGAAATCG harbors:
- a CDS encoding pitrilysin family protein, which translates into the protein MIHYEQFVLDNGLRVFVHEDESTPIAAVNILYNVGSRDEDPEKTGFAHLFEHLMFGGSRHIPAYDEPLQKVGGENNAFTSPDITNYYITLPAANLETAFWLESDRMLSLSFDPQVLDVQQKVVIEEFKQRYLNQPYGDVWLKLRPLAYQTHPYRWATIGKDISHIENATLDDVKAFFYKYYLPNNAILVVAGNVTIEEVKQLCAKWFEPIPAGDHYIRQLPAELPQTAARKLETSAKVPLNGLYKAYHMPGRFQPDFHTTDLLSDLLGRSKSSRLYQRLLRDNPLFSNVGAYITSSIDPGLLVVQGTLNGGVSLEEADAAVESVVQEFIDQTVSDEELAKVKNQAEATLAFSEVELLNRAMNLAFAANAGNPDLVNEEAAQIQAVTPDDLRAMAKQVLRKDNCSTLYYRVA
- a CDS encoding nucleotidyltransferase domain-containing protein, which encodes MLYGSYARGDFHAESDVYYMVVLNDDEVKSGKEIRYMVDRVYDLSDEHHTLISVKPASLEKYLHSDLFLYQNARREGKLI
- a CDS encoding HEPN domain-containing protein — encoded protein: MLLAEECLRDAQYLLQNGSYWSAAGRAYYAYFDAVRALLATRNITSKSHSSIKMLFGEHFVLTGICERSDAKDFHKLFLLRQNSDYDADEETTEIDAMDALETASEFLM
- the ispF gene encoding 2-C-methyl-D-erythritol 2,4-cyclodiphosphate synthase, with translation MKIRVGQGYDVHRLEAGRPFWLGGIQIPSSFGPVGHSDADVVCHVLCDALLGAANMRNIGYHFSDKDPRWKGVDSKILLTEVLRMVREAGYEVSNVDVTVVLQEPKLNPHIPAMKTCLAAVMAIPEDDISIKATTSEHIGFVGRGEGIAAHCVALIFKD
- a CDS encoding amidohydrolase family protein, whose amino-acid sequence is MKTLIYLPALLLTGVVACAQPKPSKPDEPLGFEEYDPVSTLKVPEHKLTRAKYPFIDVHNHQYQMDHADLSKLVAQMDSLNMGLMINLSGRGFSSSEAESTRFFDDALANIQKSNPKRLALFTNINFSNVNDKGWTAQAVKTLEDDVKKGAHGLKIYKNLGLNVKDDKGARVRVDDPRLDAIWAKCGELGIPVLIHTADPKSFWDPMDRYNERWLELKLHAGRRRGPNDPVPWDQLITEQHNVFRKHPKTTFIAAHMGWYPNDLKKLDSLMTVFPNMNVEIGAVIAELGRQPRTAGKFFDKYQDRILFGKDSWVPSEYATYFRVLESDDEYFPYHKKYHAFWRMYGMALPDEILKKVYYKNALRIIPGLDKSQFPN
- a CDS encoding dipeptide epimerase, whose product is MKITTINLYRYDISLKAPIAISLGTIEHARNILVEIQTDESITGWGEGSPFWMIVGETQASSLAAANDMARLLIGRNPLDIEGCLTTLIRYLPAHPTTRSAFDMALYDLAAKTAKMPLYQFLGGSKQTLVTDETIYINTPERMVEDALRIQAKGADAIKVKLGTNLRDDIARIEAIREAIGTDTPIRTDANQGWDVVTAQAVLRKIGDWNVQYCEQPIKRHDIAGLRQIRQQTTVPIMADESLFDAIDAIRLVREEAVDYFNIKLSKSGGIFEALKINSIAESAGIACMIGCMSESRLALTANAHLASARQNVRFYDLDACFEHADDPIYGGISYNGYQIELPDTPGIGAEVDSAFLKQCPTVSIS
- a CDS encoding GNAT family protein gives rise to the protein MITITTVQSNADVQGILDLQQANLRKNVPINVQLDQGFVTVEHDPAVLARMNQAAPSIIAKDGDRVIGYALTMLPEFGADVPELLPLFDLINSLTYTDKPLREYAWYVMGQVCVGEGYRGQRVFDRMFDHHREVYGQQYQLLITDISASNTRSLRAHARVGFEPLHEFYDPAIGETWVVVVWNWGK
- a CDS encoding serine hydrolase domain-containing protein, with product MRLILPLLLLATSLLAQPLPQTFTTAKSPAEAGFSAERLKRLDSWLQSLIDQGIAPNAVTFVAHKGNVVHHKAFGYSNLAKKTPLKRNDMYRIASQSKAITTATLMTLFEEEKFLLDDPISKYIPAFKNPTVLVKYDKANPINGTYETRPAKSEITIRQLLSHNAGIPYEHPLDQRPEFKIPFFNSTAPDKLEDVINKLAKRPLLRDPGTDSTGTGFTYGLNTDIIGRLIEILSGKPFDIAMRERVLDPLGMNDTYFYLPDNKASRLVELYSKASLDQPLTQHENEAYRNSSISGAKTYFSGGAGLISTVEDYARLCQMFLNKGTFNNKRILGRKTVEMMLHNQIGAAEVWDRHDKFGLGFQLITEQSHYGDQASPGSFTWGGMYCSEFTIDPKEDLILLIFTNVHPYAYYSDFVKKFRIAVYQALE
- a CDS encoding cysteine hydrolase — protein: MNPQKTAVVLIEYQNDFTSPGGSLHDAVKGVMESTNMLQNTIDLVQKAREAGAVIIHSPISFQEGYFEITKHPYGILKGVVESQSFRKGSWGVDIVDVLTPQPGDIVLEGKRGLDAFASTNLDFILRSKGIETMALGGFLTNCCVESTMRSGYEKGFEVITLTDCTATLSEEEQAFACAKNFPMFSKPMTHNQFLDELTGQAVQEIETRGYSA